A window of Thermococcus sp. LS1 genomic DNA:
AGGAACTCGTGGGTGATGCCGCATGAAGATAGCGGTGCTCGGAGACAAGGACACGGCTTTGGGCTTCAAGCTCGCCGGCGCTCACGAAGTTTACTCCTTTGAGGACACTCCACTCGACATGGAGAGGCTGAAGAACAAGCTCAATGAACTTGTTGAGAGGGAAGATATCGGGATAATCCTGATAACCGAGAGATTCGTCCAGAAGATTGAGCTTCCCGACGTTACGTTTCCAATCATCCTTCAGGTGCCGGACAAATCCGGCTCCAAGTTCGGGGAAGAGGCAATTAAGGAGATAGTTAGAAGAGCCATTGGTGTTGAGCTGAAGAGGTGAAGGAAATGGGAAGGATAATTCGTGTTACGGGCCCACTCGTCGTGGCTGATGACATGAAGGGCGCTAAGATGTACGAGGTCGTCAGGGTCGGCGAAATGGGACTCATCGGAGAAATCATTCGTCTTGAGGGAGATAAGGCGGTCATCCAGGTCTACGAGGAAACGGCAGGCATAAGGCCGGGCGAGCCGGTCGAAGGAACCGGTGCTTCGCTCAGTGTCGAGCTTGGTCCCGGACTGCTCACCGCAATGTACGACGGTATTCAGAGGCCACTCAACGTTCTGAGGGACCTCAGCGGAGACTTCATAGCGAGAGGCCTTACCGCCCCGGCCCTTCCGAGGGACAAGAAGTGGCATTTCACCCCGAAGGCCAAGGTCGGCGACAAGGTCGTCGGCGGAGACATCCTCGGTGTAGTGCCGGAAACCAGCATCATCGAGCACAGAATTTTGGTTCCGCCCTGGGTCGAGGGTGAGATTGTCGAGATTGCTGAAGAGGGCGACTACACCGTCGAGGAAGTCATTGCAAAGGTCAGGAAGCCCGATGGAACCATCGAAGAGCTCAAGATGTACCACCGCTGGCCGGTCCGTGTCAAGAGGCCCTACAAGAACAAGCTCCCGCCGGAGGTTCCGCTTATCACCGGCCAGAGAACCATCGACACCTTTTTCTCCCAGGCCAAGGGTGGAACTGCTGCCATTCCCGGTCCGTTCGGTTCAGGAAAGACCGTTACCCAGCACCAGCTTGCCAAGTGGAGTGACGCCCAGGTCGTCGTTTACATAGGCTGCGGTGAGCGCGGAAACGAGATGACCGACGTCCTTGAGGAGTTCCCGAAGCTCAAGGATCCGAAGACCGGAAAGCCGCTCATGGAGAGAACCGTCCTCATAGCCAACACCTCGAACATGCCCGTCGCTGCGCGTGAGGCTTCCATCTACACCGGAATCACCATCGCCGAGTACTTCCGCGACATGGGCTACGACGTCGCTCTCATGGCCGACTCTACGAGCAGGTGGGCTGAGGCACTCCGTGAGATTTCCGGCCGTCTCGAGGAGATGCCCGGTGAGGAAGGTTATCCGGCCTACCTTGCCAGTAAGATCGCCGAATTCTACGAGCGTGCCGGTCGTGTCATAACCCTCGGAAGCGACGAGAGGATTGGAAGTGTTTCCGTCATCGGTGCAGTCTCGCCGCCGGGTGGAGACTTCAGCGAGCCAGTCGTTCAGAACACCCTCCGTGTCGTCAAGGTCTTCTGGGCTCTCGATGCTGACTTGGCCAGGAGGAGGCACTTCCCGGCAATCAACTGGCTGAGGAGTTACTCGCTCTACATCGACTCCATCCAGGACTGGTGGCACAAGAACGTTGACCCTGAGTGGAGGGCAATGAGGGATAGGGCCATGGAGCTCCTTCAGAAAGAGGCCGAGCTCCAGGAGATTGTCAGGATTGTCGGTCCGGATGCTCTGCCGGACAGGGAGAAGGCCGTCCTCATAGTCGCCAGGATGCTTCGTGAGGACTACCTCCAGCAGGATGCCTTCGACGAGGTCGACACCTACTGCCCGCCCAAGAAGCAGGTAACTATGATGAGGGTTATCCTCAACTTCTACGAGAGGACCATGGAGGCCGTTGACAGGGGCGTTCCAGTCGACGAGATAGCCAAGCTCCCGGTCAGGGAGAAGATAGGTCGTATGAAGTTCGAGCCAGAGATTGAGAAGGTTGCCGCACTGATAGACGAGACCAACGCTCAGTTTGAGGAGCTCTTTAAGAAGTATGGGGCGTGATGCTCATGCCGGGAATGGAGTACTCAACCGTTAGCAAGATTTACGGGCCGCTCATGATAGTACAGGGCGTTAAGGGAGTCGCCTACGGTGAGGTCGTTGAGATAGAGACCGAGAGTGGCGAGAAGAGGAAGGGACAGGTTCTCGAGGCAAGGCAGGACATGGCTATCGTCCAGGTCTTCGAGGGAACTAGAGACCTCGACATAAAGACAACCCGCGTAAGGTTCACCGGCGAGACGCTGAAGGTTCCGGTCAGCATGGACATGCTCGGAAGGGTGTTCAACGGTATCGGTAAGCCCATCGACGGCGGCCCTGAAATCATTCCTGAGGACAGGCGTGACGTCCACGGTGCTCCCCTTAACCCTGTCGCCCGTGCCTATCCGAGGGACTTCATCCAGACCGGTGTTTCGGCCATCGACGGAATGAACACGCTCGTCCGCGGCCAGAAGCTGCCTATCTTCAGCGGCTCAGGTCTTCCCCACAACATGCTGGCTGCACAGATAGCCAGACAGGCAAAGGTTCTCGGCGAAGAGGAGCAGTTCGCCGTCGTCTTCGCTGCGATGGGTATTACCTACGAGGAGGCCAACTTCTTCAAGAAGAGCTTCGAAGAGACTGGAGCAATAGAGAGGGCAGTCCTGTTCCTCAATCTCGCCGACGACCCGGCAATCGAGCGTATCATCACCCCGCGTATGGCACTCACCGTTGCCGAGTACCTCGCCTTCGACTACGACATGCAGGTTCTAGTTATCCTCACGGACATGACCAACTACGCTGAGGCCCTTCGTGAGATCTCCGCCGCCCGTGAGGAGGTTCCGGGTAGGCGTGGCTATCCAGGTTACATGTACACCGACTTAGCCACCATCTACGAGCGTGCCGGTCGTGTGAGGGGCAAGAAGGGAAGCATTACCCAGATGCCTATCCTCACCATGCCCGACGATGATATCACCCACCCGATTCCAGACCTCACCGGTTACATCACCGAGGGCCAGATAGTCCTCAGCAGAGAGCTCTACAGGAAGGGTATCTATCCACCAATCGATGTCCTTCCGAGCCTCAGCCGTCTGATGAAGGACGGTATCGGTAAGGGCAGGACCAGGGACGACCATCCGCAGCTCAGCCAGCAGCTCTACGCCGCCTATGCCGAGGGTAGGTCCCTCAGGGATCTCGTCGCAGTCGTTGGTGAGGAAGCCCTTAGCGAGACCGACAGGAAGTACCTCAAGTTCGCCGACCGCTTTGAGAGAGAGTTTATCGCCCAGCGCTACGACGAAGACAGAAGCATCGAAGAGACCCTTGACCTCGGTTGGGAGCTCCTTGCTGAGCTTCCGGAGAGCGAGCTGAAGCGTGTCAGGAAGGAGTACATCCTCAAGTACCACCCCAAGTACAGGAAGAGGGAGGGCTGACCT
This region includes:
- a CDS encoding V-type ATP synthase subunit F, producing MKIAVLGDKDTALGFKLAGAHEVYSFEDTPLDMERLKNKLNELVEREDIGIILITERFVQKIELPDVTFPIILQVPDKSGSKFGEEAIKEIVRRAIGVELKR
- a CDS encoding ATP synthase subunit A; translated protein: MGRIIRVTGPLVVADDMKGAKMYEVVRVGEMGLIGEIIRLEGDKAVIQVYEETAGIRPGEPVEGTGASLSVELGPGLLTAMYDGIQRPLNVLRDLSGDFIARGLTAPALPRDKKWHFTPKAKVGDKVVGGDILGVVPETSIIEHRILVPPWVEGEIVEIAEEGDYTVEEVIAKVRKPDGTIEELKMYHRWPVRVKRPYKNKLPPEVPLITGQRTIDTFFSQAKGGTAAIPGPFGSGKTVTQHQLAKWSDAQVVVYIGCGERGNEMTDVLEEFPKLKDPKTGKPLMERTVLIANTSNMPVAAREASIYTGITIAEYFRDMGYDVALMADSTSRWAEALREISGRLEEMPGEEGYPAYLASKIAEFYERAGRVITLGSDERIGSVSVIGAVSPPGGDFSEPVVQNTLRVVKVFWALDADLARRRHFPAINWLRSYSLYIDSIQDWWHKNVDPEWRAMRDRAMELLQKEAELQEIVRIVGPDALPDREKAVLIVARMLREDYLQQDAFDEVDTYCPPKKQVTMMRVILNFYERTMEAVDRGVPVDEIAKLPVREKIGRMKFEPEIEKVAALIDETNAQFEELFKKYGA
- a CDS encoding ATP synthase subunit B, which codes for MPGMEYSTVSKIYGPLMIVQGVKGVAYGEVVEIETESGEKRKGQVLEARQDMAIVQVFEGTRDLDIKTTRVRFTGETLKVPVSMDMLGRVFNGIGKPIDGGPEIIPEDRRDVHGAPLNPVARAYPRDFIQTGVSAIDGMNTLVRGQKLPIFSGSGLPHNMLAAQIARQAKVLGEEEQFAVVFAAMGITYEEANFFKKSFEETGAIERAVLFLNLADDPAIERIITPRMALTVAEYLAFDYDMQVLVILTDMTNYAEALREISAAREEVPGRRGYPGYMYTDLATIYERAGRVRGKKGSITQMPILTMPDDDITHPIPDLTGYITEGQIVLSRELYRKGIYPPIDVLPSLSRLMKDGIGKGRTRDDHPQLSQQLYAAYAEGRSLRDLVAVVGEEALSETDRKYLKFADRFEREFIAQRYDEDRSIEETLDLGWELLAELPESELKRVRKEYILKYHPKYRKREG